One part of the Ignisphaera cupida genome encodes these proteins:
- a CDS encoding cyclase family protein, giving the protein VKAVGVDAPSIDHEPYHAHKILLQNNVVIYENLTNLKEVVNKVFKFYGFPLKIYKGSGSPVRAVAIIE; this is encoded by the coding sequence ATGTTAAAGCTGTTGGAGTAGATGCTCCAAGCATTGATCACGAACCATACCATGCACACAAAATTCTTTTACAAAACAATGTGGTTATATACGAAAATCTAACAAATCTAAAGGAGGTTGTTAACAAGGTATTCAAGTTCTATGGATTTCCACTAAAAATATACAAAGGCTCTGGAAGCCCTGTTAGAGCTGTAGCAATCATAGAATAG